In a genomic window of Sulfuriferula nivalis:
- the ppk1 gene encoding polyphosphate kinase 1 encodes MSALPTDHFLNRELSLLAFNERVLAQAQDSAMPLLERLKFICIVSSNMDEFFEVRMAGLKERAAIDPHQTSPDGMTAKQTIQSAEPRIRALVDRQYEVLNSDILPQLAEQGVRFLRRNHWNEAQADWVREFFFRELMPVLTPIGLDPSHPFPRVLNKSLNFAVELSGRDAFGRSSGAAVVQAPRSLPRVIRMPEAIAGCEYGFVFLSSILHAHVNELFVGMCVEGCYQFRVTRNSELFVDEEEIKNLRDALKGELSQRNFGDAVRLEVADSCSAEMINFLLQQFNLKHEDLYQVNGLVNLVRLMQIPDQVDRPELKFQPYTPGTPAALAKTEDMFAVIRKGDVLLHHPFQSFQPVIDFITQAATDPSVLAIRQTVYRTGTDSKLMEALMRAAQSGKEVTVVVELMARFDEEANIDWAGKLEQAGAHVVYGVVGYKTHAKMALVVRREQGVLRRYVHLGTGNYHVRTARLYTDFGLFTCHEGICNDVNEVFTQLTGLGSATHLQHLLQSPFSLHSTMLTLIQREIEHARAGKPARIFAKMNALLEPKVILALYEASQAGVEIDLVVRGACALKPGHVGLSENIRVRSVIGRFLEHTRITYFFNDGAEDIYLSSADWMDRNFFRRIEVAFPILDARLKKRVLQEGVKPYLKDNMQAWEMDEMGNYTLRRSRRAQPSSAQLMLLGSLAK; translated from the coding sequence ATGAGCGCACTTCCTACAGATCATTTTCTTAATCGAGAGTTAAGTTTATTAGCTTTTAATGAGCGGGTTTTGGCGCAAGCACAAGATAGCGCGATGCCCTTGTTGGAACGGCTGAAATTTATTTGTATTGTCAGCAGCAATATGGATGAATTTTTTGAAGTGCGTATGGCTGGATTAAAGGAACGTGCAGCAATTGATCCACATCAGACTTCTCCAGATGGAATGACGGCTAAACAGACTATACAGAGCGCAGAACCAAGAATTCGTGCTTTAGTGGATAGGCAGTATGAAGTACTCAATAGCGATATTTTGCCGCAGCTAGCAGAACAAGGTGTCCGCTTCTTACGTCGCAATCATTGGAATGAAGCGCAAGCTGACTGGGTACGTGAATTCTTTTTTCGTGAATTGATGCCAGTGCTAACGCCTATCGGTCTGGATCCATCTCATCCATTTCCGCGTGTACTGAACAAAAGCTTGAACTTTGCTGTGGAATTATCAGGACGTGATGCATTCGGGCGCAGTTCGGGTGCTGCTGTGGTTCAGGCACCGCGTTCATTGCCCAGGGTAATACGTATGCCTGAGGCAATAGCAGGGTGCGAATACGGATTCGTGTTCTTGTCGTCGATACTGCATGCTCATGTCAACGAGTTGTTTGTTGGTATGTGCGTAGAGGGCTGCTATCAATTCCGCGTCACGCGCAATTCTGAATTGTTCGTAGATGAAGAAGAAATTAAAAATCTGCGTGATGCGCTGAAGGGGGAGTTATCACAACGCAATTTTGGTGATGCAGTGCGTTTGGAAGTGGCTGATAGTTGTTCGGCTGAAATGATTAATTTCTTGTTACAACAGTTTAATCTGAAACATGAAGACTTATATCAGGTAAATGGTTTGGTGAACCTGGTGCGGCTTATGCAAATTCCTGATCAGGTTGACAGACCTGAATTGAAGTTTCAGCCTTATACGCCAGGCACACCTGCCGCTTTGGCAAAAACTGAAGATATGTTTGCCGTTATTCGTAAGGGCGATGTGCTGTTACATCATCCTTTCCAGAGCTTTCAGCCAGTGATAGATTTTATAACGCAGGCGGCGACAGACCCCAGCGTGCTTGCGATACGGCAAACGGTATATCGTACGGGTACAGACTCGAAATTGATGGAAGCACTGATGCGTGCAGCTCAGTCGGGTAAGGAAGTAACAGTGGTGGTTGAGTTGATGGCACGCTTTGACGAAGAAGCGAATATTGATTGGGCAGGGAAATTGGAACAAGCTGGTGCGCATGTGGTTTATGGGGTGGTAGGCTATAAAACGCATGCAAAAATGGCTCTGGTCGTGCGTCGCGAGCAAGGCGTATTGCGGCGTTATGTGCATTTGGGCACAGGTAATTATCATGTGCGTACCGCCAGGCTGTACACGGATTTTGGTTTATTTACCTGTCATGAAGGCATCTGCAATGATGTTAATGAGGTATTTACACAACTTACAGGTTTAGGTAGCGCAACCCACTTGCAACATTTATTACAATCGCCATTCAGCCTGCATAGCACCATGTTAACGCTGATACAACGTGAAATTGAACACGCTCGCGCTGGCAAGCCCGCTCGTATTTTTGCCAAAATGAATGCGCTGCTGGAACCTAAAGTGATACTGGCATTGTATGAAGCCTCACAGGCGGGCGTGGAAATAGATTTGGTTGTCCGTGGTGCGTGTGCTTTGAAACCTGGGCATGTAGGATTGTCGGAGAATATACGAGTGCGTTCAGTGATTGGTCGATTCTTGGAACATACCCGCATAACGTATTTCTTCAATGATGGTGCTGAGGATATTTATTTATCCAGTGCAGACTGGATGGATCGCAATTTCTTCCGTCGTATCGAGGTGGCTTTCCCAATACTGGATGCGCGTTTAAAGAAACGTGTGTTGCAAGAAGGTGTGAAACCATATTTGAAAGATAATATGCAGGCATGGGAAATGGATGAGATGGGTAACTACACCCTGCGTCGATCAAGACGTGCGCAGCCTTCTTCAGCGCAGTTGATGTTATTGGGCAGTCTGGCTAAATAG
- a CDS encoding inorganic triphosphatase yields the protein MTQEIELKLNINPADTARFVAHPLLQSVIERQRLRLVSVYYDTPALTLMQQRAALRVRLAGTRWIQTIKIGGGAVNGLHSRPEWEVELTDQHPQPSLFTDPIVTQLLTTELTHQLTPIFQTVFWRDTWLLDFNGAKIEVALDQGKVLSLAQATPICEVELELKHGDAQQLTELAQALGQVITLTPDSVSKAQRGYALYQNQISTSS from the coding sequence ATGACACAGGAAATCGAACTTAAATTAAATATCAACCCTGCGGACACAGCTCGTTTTGTGGCACACCCCTTATTGCAATCCGTAATTGAGCGACAACGATTACGCCTGGTCAGTGTTTATTATGACACGCCTGCACTCACCTTGATGCAACAACGTGCTGCGCTGCGCGTACGCTTGGCTGGAACCCGCTGGATACAGACCATCAAAATCGGTGGTGGTGCCGTTAACGGCTTACACAGTCGCCCAGAATGGGAAGTCGAACTCACAGATCAGCATCCCCAACCCAGCCTGTTCACCGACCCGATTGTCACTCAATTACTCACCACTGAGCTCACGCATCAACTCACTCCCATTTTCCAAACAGTTTTTTGGCGTGATACTTGGTTACTCGACTTTAATGGTGCAAAAATTGAAGTCGCACTAGATCAAGGTAAAGTGCTAAGTCTGGCGCAAGCAACCCCTATCTGCGAAGTTGAGCTTGAACTCAAACACGGTGACGCACAGCAACTGACTGAACTCGCACAAGCTCTCGGCCAAGTTATCACCCTCACCCCAGATTCGGTTAGTAAAGCACAACGGGGTTATGCGCTATATCAGAACCAAATCAGCACCTCGTCTTAA
- a CDS encoding SixA phosphatase family protein, with the protein MDLILWRHADAVDGIPDISRELTAKGTKHAHLMADWINARIPDDTRILVSPAIRALQTADALKRPYIINKSIAPEADVMSLLLAAGWPDAGGTVMLVGHQPAFGRAAMLLLSGIETDMSIKKSGLLWISNRVRGTTQQNVLRAVISPDMV; encoded by the coding sequence ATGGACTTGATATTATGGCGTCATGCTGACGCAGTTGACGGTATCCCCGACATTTCCCGCGAACTCACAGCCAAAGGGACGAAACACGCGCACCTCATGGCCGACTGGATTAATGCACGCATCCCTGATGACACACGCATCCTGGTCAGCCCCGCTATTCGTGCACTGCAAACGGCAGATGCACTCAAACGCCCTTACATTATCAACAAATCCATTGCGCCAGAAGCTGATGTCATGTCGCTATTACTGGCTGCTGGTTGGCCGGATGCAGGTGGCACGGTAATGCTGGTTGGACACCAGCCAGCTTTTGGCCGAGCCGCCATGCTATTACTCTCAGGAATAGAAACCGACATGTCGATTAAAAAATCTGGCCTGCTCTGGATCAGCAACCGCGTTCGGGGCACGACACAACAAAACGTATTGCGTGCTGTTATCTCGCCTGATATGGTGTAA